The Mailhella massiliensis DNA segment CCCTTCCGCGGCGCTGAGGCCTTCGGTAACGGTGTAGGTTTTGCCCGTCTGCGCGTCGGTGATGTACAGGGCCGCGCCCTTTTCCACGGCGAGGGAACCGCCGTCGGCGGAACGGATCATGGCGCTTTCGGAAGCGGCCCGGCCGTTCAGCACCAGCACGGAATCGGAACCGAAGGCCGCGGCCGCGTTGTTCCGGGCCGTTACCGTGCCCACGGTGAGCGTGCCGGAGCCAAGCTCCAGCGGAGCGCCCAGCGCGAGCAGGGCCGTGCCCGCTCCGGCCGATACGCCGCCCGCGTCGGGCATGGCGATGGAAAGCGCCGCGCCGCGCCGTACGCTGAGGCCGGAGGAAGCGCCTTCCTGCGTGTAGCCGCCGTTCAGGAGGGTTCTGCCCTCCGCCACCACCATCGTGCCCCTGTTGTGAATGTCGCCGGCCGTGCCTGCTGCAAGGTTGCCGGTGAACACGTTGGTACCGGAGAAGGTGAGGGTTCCGCCTTCCGCATTGTACAGCGCGCCGCCTGCCGCGGCGGCCGTATTGTCCGCAAAGGTGCTGTTCTGGATGGTGACGTCGCTGCCGCCGTTGTACAGCGCGCCGCCGAAGACGCCCGCGTTGCCTTTGAAGACGCTTTCTTCCACGCGCACGGGACCGCCCCTGCCCGTGACGGAAAGCGCGCCGCCGCCGTGACCGGAGGAGACGTCCGCCTCCGTCCGGTTGTCGTCGAAGGTGGAATTTCTGACGGCAAGGCTCCGGCCTTCTTCCATGACGGCCGCAATCGCGCCCGCAACGGGGCTCTTCGGGTCGGCCTGAGAGCGGTTGCCGGAAAGCTCGGCCCTGTCGATGACGATACGGCCCTTGTCCGCGCTCAGGCTGCCGAGGGAACCCGAACCTTCGGCAAGGCCGCCGTTCAGGGTCAGATTGCCCTTGTCGAGCACAATGGAGCCTTCGGCGTTTTTCCGCGGGCCGCGGACAAGGCGAACGCCGGACAGGGAAACCTCGGATTCTTTGTCGATGATGAAGCCGTTGTCCAGCCGGATGTCGGAATCGTCGGTGAAGGCCACGCGGCTGCCCTCGACGGAGCCGGAGAATGCGCCCTGCACCTGCAGGTTTTCCCTGCCTTCCGCGCCCACGCCGACAACGGAAAGCCGGTTGTTCGTCCCCTGAAGGCGGATGAGTCCGTCGACGCGGCTTTCGTCCGCCAGCTTCACGGTGGCGCCGTCGGTACCCGTGACGAGCACGGCGGTGCTGTTTCTGTCCGCCTCGATGGTGCCGGTGTTCGAAACCTCGCCGCCGACGGCCTGCCTGCGGTAATGCATACCGACGCTGTCCGCACCTTCTGCGGTGATGACGCCGGAATTCACCATGGTCTTGTCCGCGGAACCGGAGTTGTCCGCCATGCCGCTGCCTCTGCGTACCGCAATGATGCCGACGTTCAGAGCCGTGCCGCCGGAATCGACGCCCATGCCCTTGCCTGCGCCGGGCATGGTTTCACCGACATAAATGTTGCCCTGGTTCAGGATGGTGTGATTTTCGCCGGGGGTTCCCCCCATGCCCTGGGCGTAGCCGTCCATGACCCAGATGTTGCCGTAGTTGAACCGCGTGATGCCGGCGCTGCCGGTCACGGCCATGGGGCTTTCCGCCTCCGTGGCGGCGTTTTTGCCGCTGACAAGGACATTCTGCTCCCCGGCGACGTCGTAATACCAGCGGTGGTTCGGTTCATCTATGGTGGTGTGGAACGAGGCGGGCGGTTCCTGATAGGCGTCCGTCGCCAGGGCGGCTCCGGCTCCGCCCAGCGTGAACATGGCCGCTGTAGCAAGAGAGCCGAAGGTGTTCATGAGTCGGCACTTGTTCAGCACCGTTTTGTAACGATTGATAAGATTTCCTATGGAGCCTTTCGTCTGCATGATTTCTTCCTTTAAAAAGGATGAAATACTCAGATTTCATCCGTGTTTTACCGGTGAATGACAGAGGTGTACCAGCCTTGCAGAATATCCGACATGAAAGAAACATGGTTTTTGCCGGATTCTTCATTTTGCCGTGGCTACCATTAAAATTTATGGTTTTTCAGAAAAATTTTTCTTCCACAGTAATAATTTTTTTTATATTACAATACCGGTACAAAACGTATCTTTTACGGAGAATACAAGAGGCTTGTCTTACGGTGATTTATGCCTTAAAGCAGGTTTTATGTCGAAAAGGTATTTAAAAAGAGTCGTTTTTCAGGAATCGTGAATGCATGTGCATGGAAAAACAGGGGAACGGTATCTTAACAGAGCGTTTTTTTTCATGATTTTCCATAGGGAGGAAGCGCGTGTGCATGCTATGTGAAAAAAGTAACGGATAAAACGGGAGAGAAGGCGTTCTCTATAAAGAGAAAGTCATTTTCAATTTTTGAACATGCCGGAATTCCTGTTCTTTTTTTCTTTCCCTATCTGAAAGGCGAAGGCGGGGGAGGAGAAGTGCCGCCTTCCCCGCCCTTTCGACATGAAGAGAAAAGCTTCCCGATACCAGTACCTGCGGAAGAGAAAAGCGGAGGGGCCAGTGGTGCGGGGGAGCGGTATTTTCCTTGAGTTCCGGCAGGTTGCGCAGGCAAGGACCTGCGGAATGCCGAAAAGGTCCGGCCGCCGTGCGGGTGCGGCGGCCGGGTGGGGCACGTTGGGGAGAAGGCAGGCGGCACGGCGGAGGCTTTTCCGGCCGGGGAAGCGGGCCGCACGGCGCGCCGCTTTCCGCGCAGCTCCGCCTTGACAACAGCGCGCGGCCTTTTCCATAACAGGCCATGGCCCGCGCGGACATGGCGCGGGCGGAACATGTCATCACAAGGATGAGGGATTGCCATGGAACTTTCCGCCGTGCTTTTCGACCGTGACGGAACGGTGATTGTGGACCGCCACTATCTCGGCAGCGCCGAGGGGGTGGAGCTTATTCCCGGCGCGGGGCAGGCGCTGGGGCTTCTCAGGGAAAGGGGCGTGGCTTCCTATCTCGTGAGCAATCAGTCGGGCATAGGGCGGGGGTATTTTCCCGAATCGGGCTGGCATGAGTGCCATGCCAGGCTTCAGGAGCTGCTTGCCGCCTTCGGCGCGGGCTTCGACGACGCGCGCTTCTGCCCCCATGCGCCGGAAGAAGCGTGCTTATGCCGCAAGCCCGCCCCGGGCATGTGGGAAAGCCTGCGGGATGCGCACGGCCTTTGCGCGGAGCGCTGCGCCATGGTGGGCGACAAGGTGGAGGACGTGCTCTTCGGCGTGAACGCGCGCCTTGCGGCCGCCGTGCTGGTGCTTACCGGCAAGGGGGAGGCCGCAGCCCGCAAACTGGGCCTTGATGTGGAGCGCGTGGAAAAGGAAGGCTTCATCGCCGCGGCGTTCCCGGACATGCCGTCCGGTTCCACGCGCCTTTTCGCGGCGAAGGACGCGGCACATGCCGTGCGCGGCCTGCTGGCACAGGGCTAGACGTTTTTTCGTCCTTTGGGCGGAGGAGGTCCGGCAGGCGACAGGGAGGGGGAGGCCCCCCTCTTTTTTTGTCTTCTTTCCGCAGGGACCGGAAAAGCCCTGTGCGCCGCGCCTTCTGCGGGTCTTTGCCGGCGCTGCGCCTTGACTTTCCCCACCCCGTGGGGCAGAAAAAGGAAAATCCGCGCGTTGTTGCGCGGCAACCATCCATTCCACAAGAGGCCGGCATGTTTTTCAGGAACACCTGACGAGACCATCCGCAGAGACAAGGTCTGTCTTGCCGGCTTCCTGCATCTGGCGGCTTGTGCCGCTCTGCGATTCTTCCGTCGTTCCCGAAAAGTGCCGCCTCGTAACGAGAGGTGTGCATGAATCGTATTCTTTCCGCTCTGGCGCTGGTTCTTCTCGGCGCCTCTCTGGCCGTGGCCGCTCCTCTGGATTCCTTCAAGGGGCAGAAGGGCAGCATCGACATTGCGGGCGGCACCGCCCATATTCCGGTGATGAAGAAGGCCGCCCAGGCCATCATGGCCGCCAACGGCGATATCCGCATCACCGTGGCCGGCGGCGGTTCCGGCGTGGGCGTGCAGAAGGTGGGCGAGGGCCTCGTGCAGATCGGCAATACCGGCCGCGCCCTGAAGGAAAGCGAAGTGACCAAGTACGGCCTTGTTTCCTTCCCCTTCGCCATTGACGGCGTGGCCGTGGCCGTGAATCCCGAAAATACCGTGACCGGCCTGAGCAAGGCGCAGGTGAAGGACATCTTCGCAGGGAAAATCACCAACTGGAAGGAACTCGGCGGCAAGGACGCGGCCATTTCCCTCTATGTGCGCGAAGACGGCAGCGGCACCCGCGAAACCTTCGAGGAACGCGCGCTGGACAAGGGCACGTCCGCCCGGAGCGCCAACGTGGTGAACTCCAACGGCGCCATGAAAACCGCCATCGCCCAGGACCCCAACGCCATAGGCTATGTGGGCATAGGCCACCTCGACAGTTCCATCCGCGGCGTCACCGTGGACGGCATGGTTCCTTCTCAGGAAAACGCGGCGAGCGGCGCCTACAACATCACCCGCCTGCTGTACATGAACACCAAGGGTGAACCCACGGGCCTCACCGCGCTGTTCATCGGCTACATCTATTCCGAAGACGGCAAGGCCTTCATTTCCGATTCCGGCTACATCCCGCTGGAAAGAAAGAGATAGACGGCCGTTCCTTGTGAGCGCCGGGGCTTTTCCCCGGCGCTCTTCGGGCGTTTCGAATGTTCTCAGCGTCTTTCCGCAGGCCGGAATCTTCCGGCAGCGAAGCGGAAAGCGCGGGCAGTTTTTACGCGGCGGGCCACGGCCGCTTACGGTATTCCATCATGCCGGAGAAAAGTGATATGCGCTGTTTCGGACCTTGCAGCCGTGAGGGGCGCGGGGGAACGCTTCTTCTGCGTTTTTCCGTGCTTCTGGCCATGGGCGGCATGGTCCTGCTTTTTCTTATGATTTTCGCCTTCGCTATGCCCGTGTTTCTGCATGGCGGGGAGGGGGGAGGCCCCTTTTCCTGGACGTGGTCGCCCGGGCAGGGGCGTTTCGGCATTCTGCCCATGGCGGCGGGTTCCCTCGCCATGGGCGTTACGGCCGCCGTTCCGGGCTGGTGCATGGGCGTATGCCTCTGCTGCTGGCTGCTTTCCCCGGATACGGGGAGCCGTATCGGCCTGTTCCGCCGTCTGGTGGGGGGCATGGTGCGCGTCATGACGGCCATCCCCACCGTGGTGTACGGCTTTGCCGCCGTGTTTCTGCTTGCGCCCGCCATACGCCGGGGCCTCGGCGGTTCCGGCTTCTCGTGGCTCACCGCCTCCGTCATGCTGAGTCTGCTCATCCTGCCCACCGTGGTGCTGGTGCTTCAGGCGGGGCTTGCCCCGAGGCTTCAGGCCGTGGAACTGCCCGGCCGCGCCATGGGGCTGACCCGCCTGCAACTGCTCTGGCATGTGGTGCTTCCCTCTTCCCGCGCCACGCTGCTTTCCGCCGCGGTGCTCGGCTTCGGCCGCGCCGTGGGCGATACCATGCTTCCGCTCATGCTGGCGGGCAACGCGCCCGTGCCGCCCGATTCCATGCTTTCCAGCCTGCGCACCCTTACCGCGCACATGGCGCTCGTCACCTCCAACGAGGTGGGCGGCGCGGCGTACGATTCGCTGTTCATGGCCGGGCTTATCCTTCTTCTCGTCAACGCGGCCGTGAGCCTCTGCCTGCGGCGCATGGGGGGCAGGGCATGAACCGTTTTTTCTTCCGTGTGTTCCGCCTGTGCACCATGCTTTCCGCATACCTTGTGCCCGCCATGGTCTGCACTCTCATGGGCTATCTGCTCTGGCGGGGGCTTCCCGTCATGGGAACGGAGCTTCTTTTCGGCCGTGCGGAACCGTGGCAGGCCGTGCTCGGCCGCGTTCCGGTGTGGGACGGCCTGTGGCCCGCCTGCGCGGGCACGTTTCACCTCGTGCTGCTCACCATGGCGCTCGCCGTGTTTCCGGGCGTGGGCTGCGGCATGTATCTGGCGGAAATGGCGACGCCCGGGCAGAAGCGCGTGATGGGCGCGGCCGTGGACATGCTCGCGGGTATGCCTTCCATCGTCATGGGGCTTTTCGGCTTCATGCTCATTCTTTTTCTGCGCCACACGTTTTTTCCCGAGGCCAATACCGGGCTTCTGCTGGCCGCAGGCTGCCTTGCGCTTCTGGTGCTGCCCGTGCTCGTGGCCTCCACGCGCGAGGCCATGGCCGCCGTGCCCGCGTCGCTGCGCCTTGCGGCGGCGGCCGCCGGGCTTTCCCGCACGCAGACCATGTTCCACCTCTGCCTGCCTGCCGCGGCACGGGGCATACTCGGCGGCGTGGTGCTTGCCGTGGGCCGCGCGGCCGAGGATACGGCCGTCATTCTCTTTACCGGCGTGGTGGCCAATGCGGGTATGCCCGCCGGGCTTTTCGGCAAGTTCGAGGCGCTTTCCTTCGATATCTACTACATTTCCTCCCAGTATCAGGATCAGCAGGAGCTTCTGCGCGGCTTCGGCGCGGCGGCGCTGCTTCTCGGCATATCCTGCCTGCTGCTTCTGGCGGCAAGGGCGCTGGAAAACGGTTTTCGCAGAAAATGGCAGGGGAGGGCGTAAGCCATGGCACAGAATGATGCTTCCGCATACATGCTCCGCACGCGCGGACTTTCGGTTTCCTTTTTCGGTCATGCCGTGGTGCATGAGGTGGACATGGATGTGCCGCGCAGCGGCATAGCCGTGCTGGTGGGGCGCTCCGGTTCCGGCAAGACCACGTTTCTGCGCGCGCTGAACCGCCTCAACGAGGAAGTGCCCGGCTGCCGCACCACGGGCCAGGCGGAACTTTTTCTCCCCGGCGGAAGCGTGCGCCTGTACCCGGAGGAGGGGAAGGAGGCGTTGCCCCTTTCCGTGCTGCGCAGGCGTGTGGCCATGGTGTTTCAGACGCCGCAGGTCTTTCCCGTAAGCGTGTTCCGCAATGTTTCCCTGCCCCTTTCCGTGGCGCGGGACTGCCCGCGTTCGGAACTGGAGGACCGCGTGAGAGAGGCGCTCGTGCGCGCCGATTTGTGGAACGAGGTGGAAAGCCGCCTCGGCATGAGCGCGGAGCGGCTTTCCGGCGGCCAGCAGCAAAGACTCTGTCTGGCGCGCGCCCTGGCTCTTGAACCGGACATGCTGCTTCTGGACGAACCCACCGCCTCGCTGGACGTGCGCGCCGCCCGCCGTGTGGAGGAGCTGCTTCTCGGCCTTGCGGAAAGCCTGCCCGTGCTCATGGTTTCCCACAGCCTGGGGCAGAGCCTGCGCCTTGCCTCTTTCCTTGCGGTGATGGAATCGGGCCGTGTGCGTCACCGCCTCGAAAGCGTGGACGGCATGACGGAAGGCGATCTGGAAAGACTGTTTGTCGAACCTTCGCCGTGAGGCGCTTTTCGCCTTGCCCGATGAGACGGCCGCCGCTATAATGATGCAAGGTGCGGCGTGAAAGCGCCCGCCGCAATCGCCGGGAAGCGCTCCGTTTTTCGGAAATGGCCGCGGCATCAACGCACCGGGGCCCCCGGACGCCTTCGGGCGGCCGGGCCGGGAGGGCCGCGCAGGCGGAATTCACTTCCGCCGTAAGCAAGGCCCGAGTCGTGCAAGCCCCGTGCCCGTACGGCGTGTCCTGCACGGAATTGCCTTCGTGGTACCCTGCCTGCGGAGGACAGGGCATGGGTCAACGCACCGGGGCCCCCGGACGCCTTCGGGCGGCCGGGCCGCGAGGGCCGCCCGAAGGCGGAATTCACTTCCGCCGTGAGCAAGGCCCGAGTCGTGCAAGCCCCGTGCCCGTACGGCGTGTCCTGCACGGAATTGCCTTCGTGGTATCCTGCCTGCGGAGGACAGGGCATGGGTCAACGCGCCGGGGCCCCCGGACGCCTTAGGGCGGCCGGGCCGCGAGGGCCGCGCAGGCGGAATTCACTTCCGCCGTAAGCAAGGCCCGAGTCGTGCAAGCCCTGTGCCCGTACGGCGTGTCCTGCACGGAATTGCCTTCGTGGTACCCTGCCTGCGGAGCACAGGGCATGGGTCAACGCACCGGGGCCCCCGGACGCCTTCGGGCGGCCGGGCCGCGAGGGCCGCGCAGGCGGAATTCACTTCCGCCGTGAGCAAGGCCCGAGTCGTGCAAGCCCTGTGCCCGTACAGTGTGTCCTGCACGGAATTGCCTTCATTAACCTTTCACCCTCTTAAAGGAGAGGCGGATGCCCAGTTACGAAGAAATCTTCACCAGAGAATGCCTGAACGAAGTTTTCCCTCCCGAACGTACCGACCAGTTTTTCGAAGCGCTGTTCGGTGATCCTGAGGACGGAGCTTACGATATACGCCTGGCGCTCATGTCCGCCTCGGAAAAGAAGCTGGACTTTCTTTTCGAACTGCATCAGCGCGGCGATGCCTGCCTTGCCTGCAACCTTACGCACGGCCTGCCCGCGGTGTTTCTGCGCCACCCCATCATCGACATCAGGGGCGTGACGGCGGAACTGGCCCGCCGTGCCGGCTGGCCCGACGGAAGCTGGGAATGGAAGCTCGGCAGCACGGACGAGGTTTCCCGCGCGCTGCACGTCATTCCCCTTACTCTGAAAAGAGTGGATTGAAGTCTGATATTTTCGCTTGACTTCGCTCCCTGAAGGAGCTACTTCTTTTCGGCCAGAGGGGCGTTAACTCAGTCGGTAGAGTACCTGCCTTTTAAGCAGAGAGTCGCGCGTTCGAATCGCGCACGCCCCACCATGGAAACGAAGAGGCCGTGTTTGATGCACGGCCTTTTTTCGTTTAATTCCGCGGTGTCTGAGGATTGAGAATCGGGGGAAGTTTCTTGTAGTTTTTATTTTTCGGCGGCAGCAGGAAAGGTGTTCCGAGGGGAAGCCCTATGCCGTCTTGCTGGAAGCTGCCTTTTTTGCTATAAAAATTTTCTCTTTCTCATGCGGAGCGTACGGTCATGCAGAAGAATTTTCACAACGCCTTTTACCGGCATTATCAGGATGCTGACCTGCTTCTTCAGAACGGGCGCTGGGCCAATGCCGATCATTTGTACGGGCTTTGTGCAGAGTGCGGCCTGAAGGCGATTCTCATCAAGCAGGGCGTCGCGTCCGATGCCGACCATGATATTAAAGACAAAACCTATAAGCGGCATATCAATACGCTCTGGAATGAATACCTCTCCTTCATGCAGAAGGGCAGAGTTTACCTTATTCCTGCCGTCAATCCGTTTGATACATGGCAGGTCGATCAGCGGTACGCCCATGCAGGCGACGTTACCGAACAGACGGCGCGCAATCACGGGACTGCTGTGAAGGCGATAGCAAAAATCATCAATCAGGCGGAACTTGACGGGGTGTTGTGATGGCGCTTTTTGATGACCTTATGGGGAAGCTTGAAGAGATTTTCCTCCGGCATGACGATGAGCTTCAGCTTAGTGCAAAGACGGAATTTTTTTTCGTCAATCGGGATCTTTTCGGCCGCATTTCCCTTGTGATGGATGAA contains these protein-coding regions:
- a CDS encoding autotransporter outer membrane beta-barrel domain-containing protein — encoded protein: MQTKGSIGNLINRYKTVLNKCRLMNTFGSLATAAMFTLGGAGAALATDAYQEPPASFHTTIDEPNHRWYYDVAGEQNVLVSGKNAATEAESPMAVTGSAGITRFNYGNIWVMDGYAQGMGGTPGENHTILNQGNIYVGETMPGAGKGMGVDSGGTALNVGIIAVRRGSGMADNSGSADKTMVNSGVITAEGADSVGMHYRRQAVGGEVSNTGTIEADRNSTAVLVTGTDGATVKLADESRVDGLIRLQGTNNRLSVVGVGAEGRENLQVQGAFSGSVEGSRVAFTDDSDIRLDNGFIIDKESEVSLSGVRLVRGPRKNAEGSIVLDKGNLTLNGGLAEGSGSLGSLSADKGRIVIDRAELSGNRSQADPKSPVAGAIAAVMEEGRSLAVRNSTFDDNRTEADVSSGHGGGALSVTGRGGPVRVEESVFKGNAGVFGGALYNGGSDVTIQNSTFADNTAAAAGGALYNAEGGTLTFSGTNVFTGNLAAGTAGDIHNRGTMVVAEGRTLLNGGYTQEGASSGLSVRRGAALSIAMPDAGGVSAGAGTALLALGAPLELGSGTLTVGTVTARNNAAAAFGSDSVLVLNGRAASESAMIRSADGGSLAVEKGAALYITDAQTGKTYTVTEGLSAAEGEYWAGADLLGSRLTRADIRRDGEKITVVAEMKDAAQALPGVIPARAMNAMISGNRNDTEASSMGIRFLSRATEPGFLASDSLAVATVNEVSRAAVTAGVQNTALRLAGAGAEQIARQLSLSFSPGDNSMTQDGLNVWAAPMYGNTRTHGMAVSGASVHGGGGKSDTRGTATSTTNSYNFGGVSLYAGWNIDNLNIVGSAGYAAADHDVKMNLPASLGMGRADANVNTDAFLAELRAEYLISTPVADILPHAGVRYTALYTESHNVTVGGRLLNRAGADTQHIVEFPVGVTAAKSFDIAGWNMRPQADVSVIPAAGDRKNTTKVSYAGINAVDGVSTRIMDSTSFSGMVGLQAEKGSLALGLNYGVQASRHETDQRVNMGVSWKF
- a CDS encoding D-glycero-alpha-D-manno-heptose-1,7-bisphosphate 7-phosphatase, translated to MELSAVLFDRDGTVIVDRHYLGSAEGVELIPGAGQALGLLRERGVASYLVSNQSGIGRGYFPESGWHECHARLQELLAAFGAGFDDARFCPHAPEEACLCRKPAPGMWESLRDAHGLCAERCAMVGDKVEDVLFGVNARLAAAVLVLTGKGEAAARKLGLDVERVEKEGFIAAAFPDMPSGSTRLFAAKDAAHAVRGLLAQG
- a CDS encoding phosphate ABC transporter substrate-binding protein, which gives rise to MNRILSALALVLLGASLAVAAPLDSFKGQKGSIDIAGGTAHIPVMKKAAQAIMAANGDIRITVAGGGSGVGVQKVGEGLVQIGNTGRALKESEVTKYGLVSFPFAIDGVAVAVNPENTVTGLSKAQVKDIFAGKITNWKELGGKDAAISLYVREDGSGTRETFEERALDKGTSARSANVVNSNGAMKTAIAQDPNAIGYVGIGHLDSSIRGVTVDGMVPSQENAASGAYNITRLLYMNTKGEPTGLTALFIGYIYSEDGKAFISDSGYIPLERKR
- a CDS encoding PstC family ABC transporter permease: MRCFGPCSREGRGGTLLLRFSVLLAMGGMVLLFLMIFAFAMPVFLHGGEGGGPFSWTWSPGQGRFGILPMAAGSLAMGVTAAVPGWCMGVCLCCWLLSPDTGSRIGLFRRLVGGMVRVMTAIPTVVYGFAAVFLLAPAIRRGLGGSGFSWLTASVMLSLLILPTVVLVLQAGLAPRLQAVELPGRAMGLTRLQLLWHVVLPSSRATLLSAAVLGFGRAVGDTMLPLMLAGNAPVPPDSMLSSLRTLTAHMALVTSNEVGGAAYDSLFMAGLILLLVNAAVSLCLRRMGGRA
- a CDS encoding ABC transporter permease subunit; the protein is MNRFFFRVFRLCTMLSAYLVPAMVCTLMGYLLWRGLPVMGTELLFGRAEPWQAVLGRVPVWDGLWPACAGTFHLVLLTMALAVFPGVGCGMYLAEMATPGQKRVMGAAVDMLAGMPSIVMGLFGFMLILFLRHTFFPEANTGLLLAAGCLALLVLPVLVASTREAMAAVPASLRLAAAAAGLSRTQTMFHLCLPAAARGILGGVVLAVGRAAEDTAVILFTGVVANAGMPAGLFGKFEALSFDIYYISSQYQDQQELLRGFGAAALLLGISCLLLLAARALENGFRRKWQGRA
- a CDS encoding phosphate ABC transporter ATP-binding protein; this encodes MAQNDASAYMLRTRGLSVSFFGHAVVHEVDMDVPRSGIAVLVGRSGSGKTTFLRALNRLNEEVPGCRTTGQAELFLPGGSVRLYPEEGKEALPLSVLRRRVAMVFQTPQVFPVSVFRNVSLPLSVARDCPRSELEDRVREALVRADLWNEVESRLGMSAERLSGGQQQRLCLARALALEPDMLLLDEPTASLDVRAARRVEELLLGLAESLPVLMVSHSLGQSLRLASFLAVMESGRVRHRLESVDGMTEGDLERLFVEPSP